One region of Ardenticatena maritima genomic DNA includes:
- a CDS encoding molybdopterin-dependent oxidoreductase — MQNHEHDPLRPHAHEPNPEPPHDDPTITVVAPHGETFLVTPEMLRQWPATTAHHCFIVSTGHGTSGPFDFTGVTLPDLCSALGIAPTWREAEIVSADGFGTRITREEAAPNAPIGPVVLAYACNGEPLSRRAGLVRLIVPGERDDALRQVKWVATVRFVSL, encoded by the coding sequence ATGCAGAACCACGAGCACGACCCATTACGCCCACACGCACACGAACCAAATCCTGAGCCGCCGCATGACGACCCCACCATCACGGTTGTTGCGCCACATGGAGAGACGTTTTTGGTGACGCCTGAGATGCTTCGGCAGTGGCCTGCTACGACGGCGCATCACTGCTTCATTGTGAGTACAGGGCATGGGACGTCAGGTCCCTTTGATTTTACGGGGGTGACGTTGCCCGACCTCTGTAGCGCACTTGGCATTGCCCCCACATGGCGCGAAGCCGAGATTGTAAGCGCAGATGGGTTCGGCACACGCATCACACGAGAAGAAGCCGCCCCCAACGCGCCCATCGGTCCCGTTGTGCTGGCGTATGCCTGCAATGGAGAACCGCTTTCACGGCGAGCGGGGCTTGTGCGTTTGATTGTGCCCGGTGAACGTGATGATGCTTTGCGCCAGGTGAAGTGGGTGGCGACGGTGCGGTTCGTCTCACTGTAA
- a CDS encoding MFS transporter, translating to MQTTERKLPQLTGIQGFLLLWFGQFISLIGSSLTRFGVVYWAWQETGRPLILSTLLLMALLPSLVLGLVGGALVDRWNRKWVLALSDFASGLVTFALIGLYLTGNLRVQHLYLMTLLLSLFDAFQMPAFTTTVTVMVPKEHYARFNGLRNTSQQASRIIAPFIAAALLAQFGLLVILLIDALTFLFAVSVLPFIHIPDVEGKEQTFQKRFVDELVFGLKYIWNNPPIRDITLILAGMNFFNAAGFSILNAYYLARSNNSEFAYAAGMSAYALGFVLGGMLMVRWGGPKQNRVRAAFLPLAFSFLLGNTTVGLGRSLPMWLVSTFIAAFGLPIGYAIRRALVQSKVPPAVQGRVFSAEFLLVQAPVALAYIVGPLLAEKVFQPFIDNGTGAFADFVRALVGADSAAGIALLFVVTGLCATAVALSAFIIPTVRNFETLVLDFDEAPQSTAPAAQTAEAQAEASPTEKEHAEKTPKPMRS from the coding sequence ATGCAAACAACCGAACGCAAACTCCCCCAACTCACCGGTATCCAAGGTTTTCTCCTGCTCTGGTTTGGACAATTTATCTCGCTAATTGGATCATCGCTGACCCGCTTTGGTGTGGTCTATTGGGCGTGGCAGGAAACCGGGCGCCCACTCATCCTGAGCACATTACTCCTGATGGCGTTGCTCCCTTCGCTCGTGTTGGGGCTTGTCGGCGGGGCGCTGGTTGACCGCTGGAATCGTAAATGGGTGCTGGCGCTGAGCGACTTTGCTTCTGGCCTGGTGACGTTTGCCCTGATTGGGCTCTACCTGACGGGGAACTTGCGTGTCCAACATCTCTACCTCATGACGTTGCTCCTGAGCCTGTTCGACGCCTTCCAGATGCCGGCGTTTACGACCACTGTCACGGTGATGGTGCCCAAAGAGCACTACGCCCGTTTCAATGGGTTGCGGAACACGTCGCAACAGGCGTCGCGCATTATCGCCCCGTTTATCGCCGCGGCATTATTGGCGCAATTTGGCTTGCTGGTCATTCTGCTGATTGACGCGCTGACGTTCCTCTTCGCTGTGAGCGTTCTGCCCTTCATTCATATCCCCGACGTGGAAGGCAAGGAGCAAACCTTCCAAAAGCGCTTTGTAGATGAACTTGTGTTTGGGTTGAAATACATCTGGAACAATCCCCCCATTCGCGACATCACATTGATTTTGGCGGGGATGAATTTCTTCAACGCGGCGGGATTTTCCATTCTCAACGCCTACTACCTGGCACGCAGTAATAACAGCGAGTTCGCCTATGCCGCGGGGATGTCCGCCTATGCGTTGGGGTTTGTGCTCGGCGGCATGTTGATGGTGCGTTGGGGGGGACCCAAGCAGAACCGCGTGCGTGCCGCGTTTCTCCCGCTGGCGTTTTCGTTCTTGTTGGGGAATACGACCGTGGGGCTGGGGCGCTCGCTTCCCATGTGGCTGGTGAGCACCTTTATTGCCGCGTTTGGGTTGCCCATCGGGTATGCCATACGGCGGGCGCTCGTGCAATCCAAAGTGCCGCCCGCTGTGCAGGGGCGCGTGTTCAGTGCTGAATTCTTGCTGGTGCAAGCGCCTGTTGCATTGGCGTACATTGTCGGTCCCTTGCTGGCTGAAAAGGTCTTCCAACCGTTCATTGACAATGGGACAGGCGCATTCGCGGACTTTGTGCGCGCTCTTGTCGGCGCCGATAGCGCCGCGGGGATTGCCTTGCTCTTCGTTGTCACCGGCTTGTGCGCGACTGCAGTAGCGTTGAGTGCGTTCATCATCCCCACGGTGCGCAATTTTGAAACGCTCGTCCTCGATTTTGATGAAGCGCCTCAATCCACCGCCCCAGCCGCGCAAACCGCGGAAGCGCAAGCAGAAGCATCGCCTACAGAGAAGGAACATGCTGAAAAGACGCCCAAGCCGATGCGCTCTTGA
- a CDS encoding DUF190 domain-containing protein, which yields MRFQTPTQRLTIYIGESDQWKGRPLWQAILYRLREEGVAGATVLRGMAGFGAHSRIHTASLVRLSADLPVVIEVIDEEERLQRLIPLLSSMVREGLITLEPVQVVKYAHRRFPALDNNVRVADIMSRDVHSVRLTTPLHEVADLLLRHSFRAVPVLDESDRVVGIISDGDLLRRGGLAISAGQIVSQETLQAALEEVAASQRTAADCMTTPVETITADAPAIEAAARMAHRGLKRLPVVDDQGRLVGMVSRIDVLRAMTDALPAEEHPPVPIRATDLISAAITQDVPRLPPDAPLSEVARAVVTSPVRQVIVVDDENRPLGVITDGALIRWAEQRQHGGLVRALLRYFVPQESLSLDDSTHAQDLMQPVATISANMPVGTVLHRMVAEGVKRLVVVDEDGRMLGIADRQQLLNALLGAV from the coding sequence ATGCGCTTTCAAACGCCCACGCAACGCCTGACCATCTACATTGGTGAAAGCGACCAATGGAAAGGACGCCCACTCTGGCAAGCCATCCTCTACCGTCTGCGTGAAGAAGGGGTTGCCGGCGCCACGGTCCTGCGCGGCATGGCGGGATTTGGTGCACATAGCCGAATCCACACAGCCTCGCTGGTACGCCTCTCCGCCGATTTGCCTGTTGTGATCGAAGTCATTGATGAAGAAGAACGCCTGCAACGCCTGATTCCTCTTCTCTCATCCATGGTGCGAGAGGGGCTGATAACGCTTGAACCTGTGCAGGTGGTCAAATACGCCCATCGGCGTTTCCCCGCGCTGGACAACAACGTGCGTGTGGCTGATATCATGAGCCGCGACGTCCACAGCGTGCGGCTGACCACCCCCTTGCACGAAGTCGCCGATTTGCTTCTGCGCCATTCCTTCCGCGCCGTGCCCGTGCTCGACGAGTCGGACCGTGTTGTGGGCATCATCTCGGATGGCGACCTGCTTCGGCGTGGTGGGTTGGCGATTTCGGCGGGGCAAATTGTGAGCCAGGAAACCTTGCAAGCGGCGCTTGAAGAAGTCGCCGCCTCGCAGCGCACCGCCGCCGACTGCATGACAACCCCCGTTGAAACGATTACCGCCGACGCGCCGGCGATTGAAGCCGCGGCACGCATGGCGCATCGCGGTTTGAAGCGGTTGCCCGTGGTGGACGACCAAGGGCGTTTGGTGGGCATGGTGAGCCGCATTGATGTGCTCCGCGCCATGACGGACGCCCTTCCTGCTGAGGAGCACCCACCTGTGCCTATCCGCGCTACCGATCTCATCAGCGCCGCCATCACGCAGGATGTGCCGCGCCTGCCCCCCGACGCGCCATTGAGTGAGGTGGCACGGGCGGTGGTGACCAGCCCCGTGCGTCAGGTCATCGTTGTGGATGATGAGAACCGCCCCTTGGGGGTGATTACCGACGGCGCGCTCATTCGCTGGGCGGAACAGCGCCAGCATGGGGGGCTGGTGCGCGCTTTGCTGCGCTACTTCGTCCCCCAAGAGTCCTTGTCGCTGGATGATTCCACGCACGCGCAAGACCTGATGCAACCCGTCGCGACGATTTCCGCCAATATGCCTGTGGGGACAGTGCTGCACCGCATGGTCGCCGAGGGAGTGAAGCGGTTGGTGGTTGTGGATGAGGATGGGCGCATGCTGGGCATTGCCGACCGGCAACAGTTGCTGAACGCCTTGCTGGGCGCGGTGTAA
- a CDS encoding Rossmann-fold NAD(P)-binding domain-containing protein, with the protein MEIQGRTILVLGGYGLVGMAVCRELIPRRPQRLIVSSLLEDEARKAVQRLRDEFPESDVELIPAWGNVFVRAAMKDMPRREVLKSPKYRHWVFEDVLGELNETIVQESFLAQLVMGTSEYAPGIVPDAIIDCINTATALAYQDIYTSAAEVLDIYDRATQLWAMGKEKPAEQNGEYVDAVERLLASIYVPQLVRHVQILHEAMRRAGTRAYIKVGTSGTGGMGLNIPYTHGEEKPSRVLLSKTAMAGAHTLLLFLMARTPGGPVVKEVKPTAAITWKQIGYGPIQKRGRPFPLYDCPPDEGIRLEEGQEFVLENIPAGREVGGLLESVFIDTGENGYFSLAEYTALTALGQMEAVTPEDIAVTVVRELEGVNTGRDVINALDGAVLGPSYRAGVLRQRAIALAQRLEAEHGVDSVAFEILGPPKLSKLLYEAYMLKRVRGTVSAVAQSDPQALSDELAALVREDARLRQALLSIGIPILMPDGRTLLAANRRRPEHRWERYRWQVTPETIERWAESEWVDLRVQNMARWVERMQRLLDEAAAVPPPDFDSSSRYDRPMFDPATWTFEDRINIGEIAAWIFSNEEGGRRMKE; encoded by the coding sequence ATGGAGATTCAAGGTCGCACAATTTTGGTGTTGGGTGGCTACGGCCTCGTTGGGATGGCCGTGTGCCGCGAATTGATTCCCCGCCGTCCGCAACGTCTGATTGTCAGTTCCCTGCTGGAAGATGAAGCCCGCAAAGCCGTCCAGCGTCTCCGCGATGAATTCCCCGAAAGCGATGTCGAATTGATTCCCGCGTGGGGGAACGTGTTTGTGCGCGCGGCGATGAAAGATATGCCCCGCCGCGAGGTGCTGAAATCTCCCAAGTATCGCCATTGGGTGTTTGAAGATGTGCTAGGCGAATTGAATGAGACGATTGTGCAAGAATCGTTCCTGGCGCAGTTGGTGATGGGGACGAGTGAGTACGCGCCCGGTATTGTGCCCGACGCCATTATAGACTGTATCAATACCGCGACGGCGCTGGCGTATCAGGACATTTACACCAGTGCCGCCGAGGTGCTGGACATTTACGACCGCGCCACGCAGTTGTGGGCGATGGGCAAGGAGAAGCCCGCCGAGCAAAATGGCGAATACGTGGACGCGGTGGAACGCTTGCTGGCGAGCATTTATGTGCCGCAATTGGTGCGCCATGTGCAAATTTTGCACGAAGCGATGCGCCGCGCTGGCACACGCGCGTATATCAAAGTGGGGACAAGCGGCACCGGCGGTATGGGGTTGAACATTCCCTACACCCACGGTGAAGAAAAGCCCTCACGCGTCCTGCTCAGCAAGACGGCGATGGCGGGGGCGCACACCTTGTTGCTCTTCCTGATGGCGCGCACGCCTGGGGGGCCTGTGGTGAAAGAAGTGAAGCCGACGGCGGCGATTACGTGGAAGCAAATCGGCTATGGTCCCATTCAGAAGCGTGGGCGTCCCTTCCCGCTCTATGATTGCCCGCCCGATGAGGGGATTCGGCTTGAAGAAGGGCAGGAATTTGTGCTCGAAAACATTCCCGCCGGGCGTGAGGTTGGCGGTCTGCTTGAATCGGTCTTCATTGACACGGGGGAAAATGGCTACTTCTCGCTTGCCGAATACACCGCATTGACGGCGTTGGGGCAGATGGAAGCCGTAACGCCGGAGGATATTGCCGTGACCGTGGTGCGCGAATTGGAGGGCGTCAACACAGGGCGCGATGTGATCAACGCGCTGGACGGCGCGGTGCTGGGACCGTCGTATCGTGCGGGGGTGTTGCGGCAGCGTGCCATTGCGCTGGCGCAGCGCTTAGAGGCGGAGCATGGTGTGGACAGCGTGGCGTTTGAGATTTTGGGACCGCCCAAGCTTTCCAAGTTGCTGTATGAAGCTTATATGCTCAAGCGGGTGCGCGGCACTGTGTCGGCGGTGGCGCAAAGCGACCCGCAGGCGCTTTCGGACGAGCTGGCGGCGCTGGTGCGTGAGGATGCGCGTTTGCGCCAGGCGCTGCTTTCGATTGGCATTCCGATTCTCATGCCCGATGGGCGCACACTGTTGGCGGCGAACCGTCGCCGTCCGGAGCACCGTTGGGAGCGTTACCGCTGGCAAGTGACGCCCGAAACCATCGAACGCTGGGCGGAGAGCGAGTGGGTGGACTTGCGTGTGCAGAACATGGCGCGGTGGGTTGAACGGATGCAGCGCTTGCTTGATGAGGCGGCTGCTGTACCGCCCCCCGATTTTGACTCCAGTTCGCGCTACGACCGCCCTATGTTCGACCCGGCGACGTGGACGTTCGAGGACCGTATCAACATTGGCGAGATTGCTGCGTGGATTTTCTCGAACGAAGAGGGCGGGCGACGGATGAAGGAGTAG
- a CDS encoding polysaccharide deacetylase family protein, giving the protein MQRSTFPAPACMRLLLTTLCITAWLLSACTTNERSTRPSPPPRSPTQPPVAASPTTASTNIVPATAPPTATPEPATQNTLAAAPPPLTYPIGLEGEIANIPAARANTYDWSQYADYANAVMDLYAAVGGRVARINIAQTRAASMPDIERYGYDALDALIAAYQRHGVRLTLTVGYQREMQGGKGVDLSQPWLWTNDAERARYEAYLRDILERYDGDGVDDAPGLLYPITIWQIHNELEAQWASAVELGVTTWATPDDYATLLQFTAPIIREEIPNAVIVASHYPWPGRDSADFNGDGQPERYMERVAELGGYQGIDAVEIHDFTGDLKHLVEGLTYAHEASGLPVWAGQVLALNVPTNAQPDASLETQAQKVVKLLVGALAVGAEQAHWWGLQNAREESVANGGVVPVFAYSGLYGPCPGETMGVGQVCANPPLYPAGVNFHLLADAFLGYQGLTLIEPLTLGVVPGKADSSRLVVRVEREGAAPFVIAWDDAGSALNVDNLFPGAGSVQVTHFVTQEGAEPTTETGVTGAIQLSATPVMITPAEDSASINGGSTSPATPAPTPTTVAAGGHGPKGAFIAFHLEVSRGPRIKQLWPLLEQFMALADRYNVKITLQFAWPWADYVYKSGLLETVHAWEANGHEIALHHHGPTHKFFDGYTNAPDAVRTDGWYATNYGYLGNMDDLMAFMAPLSQRGITSAGMSDEETDWPAGVLYYATDSGDSPSKEDLLSRPVETTHNGYPVVEIYNAGYEIDHLGAASTNLADVEHALQTAAPDEYLGLVLNDNTLEAHFDTIEPLFQLLQQYGVQVETVSTLMGER; this is encoded by the coding sequence ATGCAACGCTCAACATTTCCAGCCCCAGCATGCATGCGCTTGCTCCTGACGACGCTTTGCATCACCGCCTGGCTCCTTAGCGCCTGCACAACCAACGAACGCAGCACACGCCCTTCTCCACCGCCCCGCTCCCCAACGCAACCGCCCGTTGCAGCCTCACCGACCACCGCATCTACGAACATCGTTCCCGCCACCGCTCCGCCCACCGCCACGCCTGAACCCGCCACTCAGAACACTCTCGCAGCCGCACCACCCCCGCTCACCTATCCCATCGGCCTGGAAGGGGAAATCGCCAACATCCCCGCCGCCCGCGCCAACACCTACGACTGGTCGCAATACGCCGACTACGCCAACGCCGTGATGGATCTGTACGCCGCCGTGGGCGGTCGCGTGGCACGTATCAACATCGCCCAAACGCGCGCCGCATCCATGCCCGACATCGAACGCTATGGCTACGACGCGCTGGACGCCCTGATCGCCGCCTATCAACGCCACGGCGTGCGCTTGACACTGACCGTTGGCTATCAGCGAGAGATGCAAGGCGGGAAAGGGGTTGATCTTTCGCAGCCCTGGCTGTGGACGAACGACGCCGAGCGCGCCCGCTACGAAGCCTACCTGCGGGATATCCTAGAACGCTACGACGGCGATGGCGTGGACGACGCTCCCGGCCTGCTCTATCCCATCACCATCTGGCAAATCCACAACGAACTGGAAGCCCAGTGGGCCTCCGCCGTGGAGCTGGGCGTGACCACCTGGGCCACCCCGGACGATTACGCCACCCTGCTGCAATTCACCGCCCCCATCATTCGCGAAGAAATCCCCAACGCGGTCATCGTGGCCTCACACTACCCCTGGCCTGGACGCGATTCGGCCGACTTCAACGGCGACGGCCAGCCGGAACGCTACATGGAGCGCGTGGCTGAACTGGGCGGCTACCAGGGGATTGACGCGGTCGAAATCCACGACTTCACCGGCGACTTGAAGCACCTGGTCGAAGGGCTGACCTACGCCCACGAAGCCAGCGGCCTGCCGGTGTGGGCGGGGCAGGTGCTGGCGCTCAACGTGCCTACCAACGCCCAACCCGACGCCAGCCTGGAAACCCAGGCGCAGAAGGTGGTCAAACTGCTGGTTGGTGCGCTGGCAGTGGGCGCCGAGCAGGCGCACTGGTGGGGCTTGCAAAACGCGCGCGAGGAATCGGTTGCAAACGGCGGCGTGGTGCCGGTGTTCGCCTACTCCGGCCTGTACGGCCCCTGCCCCGGCGAGACGATGGGCGTCGGTCAGGTATGCGCCAACCCGCCGCTCTACCCTGCCGGTGTCAACTTCCACCTGCTGGCGGACGCCTTCCTCGGCTACCAGGGGCTGACACTCATCGAACCGCTCACGCTGGGCGTAGTGCCCGGCAAAGCGGATTCCAGCCGCCTGGTGGTGCGTGTGGAACGCGAGGGCGCTGCCCCCTTCGTCATCGCCTGGGATGACGCCGGCAGCGCGCTGAACGTGGATAACCTGTTCCCCGGCGCGGGGAGCGTGCAAGTGACGCACTTCGTCACCCAGGAAGGCGCCGAACCCACAACGGAGACCGGCGTCACGGGGGCAATCCAACTCTCCGCCACGCCGGTGATGATAACCCCAGCCGAGGATAGCGCGTCAATCAACGGCGGTTCCACCTCACCAGCCACGCCCGCCCCCACGCCGACCACGGTTGCAGCCGGTGGGCATGGTCCCAAAGGCGCGTTCATCGCCTTTCATCTGGAAGTCAGCCGCGGGCCGCGCATCAAACAACTCTGGCCGCTGCTGGAACAGTTCATGGCCCTGGCCGACCGGTACAACGTGAAAATCACCCTCCAGTTCGCCTGGCCCTGGGCGGATTATGTCTACAAGAGCGGCCTACTGGAGACCGTCCACGCCTGGGAGGCGAACGGCCACGAGATTGCTCTGCACCACCACGGCCCGACGCACAAATTCTTCGACGGCTACACAAACGCCCCCGACGCGGTGCGCACCGACGGCTGGTACGCCACCAACTACGGCTATCTGGGCAACATGGACGACCTGATGGCATTCATGGCCCCGCTCTCGCAGCGCGGCATTACGTCGGCGGGCATGTCCGATGAGGAGACCGACTGGCCCGCGGGCGTGCTCTACTACGCCACCGATTCCGGCGATTCGCCCTCCAAGGAGGACCTGCTCAGCCGCCCCGTCGAAACCACGCACAACGGGTATCCGGTGGTGGAAATCTACAACGCCGGCTATGAAATTGACCACCTGGGCGCCGCATCCACCAACTTGGCGGACGTGGAACACGCCCTGCAAACCGCCGCCCCGGACGAATACCTGGGGCTGGTGCTCAACGACAACACCCTCGAAGCCCACTTTGATACGATCGAGCCGCTCTTCCAATTGCTGCAACAGTACGGCGTGCAGGTGGAAACGGTCAGCACATTGATGGGCGAAAGGTAG